The genomic window GGGAAAAACAATTAAATGAAAATACTCGGACTAGATGTAGGGACGAAAACGATTGGCATTGCATTAAGTGATGCATTTGGTTGGACTGCTCAAGGTTTGAAAACGATTAGAAGAAATGAATCGAATGAAGCAGAGGACTTTAAACAAATTGTATCTTTAATAGAAGAGCATGCTGTTCAAACTGTTGTTGTTGGTTATCCTAAAAATATGGATGGAACCATCGGGGCAAGTGGCCAAAGAAGTGAACAGTTCGTCGCACAGTTGTCAGAATATGTTTCCATTCATACCGAGCTTTGGGACGAGCGTTTAACAACGATGGCCGCTGAGCGTGTGTTAGTTGATGCAGATGTTAGTCGAAAGAAACGCAAAAAAGTGATTGACCAGATGGCGGCTCGTTTAATCCTGCAAGGGTATCTCGATCGACGTTCATACACTAAATAGAAAAAAGGTAGGTTTTTTACATGGCACAAGAAGAAAAAGAGCGTTTTGTTATTCCAGATGAAGAAGGTACGGAGCACTTATTTGATGAACTATTCCGTTTTACGGTTGATGAAACAAACAAATCGTATATGGTTTTAGTTCCAGTTGGCGAAGAAGAGGATGACGATGAGGAAGTAGAAGTATTTGCTTTCCGTTACGAAGATCGTGAAGATGAAGACAATGATATTGCCTTCTTCCCAGTTGAAACAGATGAAGAGTGGGAAATGATTGAAGAAATGTTGAATACATTTT from Shouchella hunanensis includes these protein-coding regions:
- the ruvX gene encoding Holliday junction resolvase RuvX; translated protein: MKILGLDVGTKTIGIALSDAFGWTAQGLKTIRRNESNEAEDFKQIVSLIEEHAVQTVVVGYPKNMDGTIGASGQRSEQFVAQLSEYVSIHTELWDERLTTMAAERVLVDADVSRKKRKKVIDQMAARLILQGYLDRRSYTK
- a CDS encoding DUF1292 domain-containing protein, whose amino-acid sequence is MAQEEKERFVIPDEEGTEHLFDELFRFTVDETNKSYMVLVPVGEEEDDDEEVEVFAFRYEDREDEDNDIAFFPVETDEEWEMIEEMLNTFSEEEDE